The Paenibacillus polymyxa M1 DNA segment AACGAAGTTAACCATAATGTGCTTGATTATTTTAATTGTACCCACATTCGTGATTGGAATCAGTTCTTATGTTGTTTCCAAGAATGAAATGAATGAATCAGGCAAAGTAGCACTTAAGAATAGTGTGCAAATGGTAATTGGTATGATTAGTTTCCTCAATGGGCAAGTCGAAGCCGGTAATTTAACATTGGAAGAAGCACAGGAAAAACTGCGCATCGAGCTGCTCGGTGTAAAAGATGCTAATAACAAAAGACCGGTTAAGATTAAATATACTGTAGGTAAAACAGGTTATCCGTGGGCAGTCAACCAAGATGCCGTTTCAGTGATGAACCCTTCAAATGAAGGCCAGGATTTAATAAATGCCGTATCGAAAGACGGTGTGCATGTGGGAAAAGAGTTTGTAGAAGCCGGTACAAACGGCGGGGGATTCGTCACTTATAAATGGGCTTTACCTGGTACAGATCAAGTGGAGACGAAAATTTCGTACGTTGAAAGGGATCCTTATTGGGGATGGATCATCGGCTCTGGAGCATATTTTAACGAATTTAACAGCGGGGCGACCAAGGTCCTTTATATTGTCCTGATTATTACGACTATTGCAGTTATTCTGGGAGCAATTATCGTAAGCTTTGTTTCGGGACGTTTTACGAAGCCTATTATCATGATTGCAAAGCGGCTTAACGCAGTTGCGGACGGTGATTTAACGGTCGAAGAAGTCAAAATGAATTCAAAAGATGAGGTTGGCGAGCTGGCACAGGATTTCAATCATATGATTAAAAATATTAGATATTTGATCGGTGAAGTAAATCTCTCCACAAAGCAGGTAGCAGCTTCCTCGAAAGAATTAACCCTTGGAGCAGAGCACACTGGACAGGCAACCGAGCATATTACCATTGCGATTCAGGAATCGGCGGCCGGTGCGAAGGAGCAGCAACTGATGCTCCAGAAGACAACCAGCTCGCTTGAAGAAATTTCAATAGGCATGCAGCGGATCACGGATAGCTCCTTGACTATTGCTGAATCGTCTGCAGACGCGATGGAGATGGCGAGCCTTGGCGGTACTGCTGTACAACATACGGTGAAGCAAATGGACTTGATTAACCATTCCGTCAATGAAACCGATGCGGTTATGAGAATGCTGGATGAACGCACTCAACAGATCGACACGATGCTACATGCCATTACGGATATCGCACAGCAGACCAATCTGCTTGCCTTAAATGCTTCGATTGAGGCTGCCCGTGCAGGCGAAGAAGGCCGCGGTTTCTCCGTAGTTGCTTCAGAGGTAAGAAAGCTGGCCGAACAATCGAACCAGTCTTCCGGGCAGATTTCCGAGTTGATTCAGAATATGCGCAAAGATATGGAGCATTCGCTTAAGACCATGGAACGCGTAAAACAGGATGTAGACTCCGGCATTAAAATTGCCAATGAGACGGAGCAGCAGTTTAAGAAAATTGTGGCGTCCACCAATCATATCGCACAGCAAACGGAAGAGCTCGCGAGCATCACGGAGCAAATAACCGCAAGTGTCCAGGAGATTTCAGCGAGCGGAGAGAACGTATCCAGTCTGGCGCTTCAAGCAGCGGACAACTCGCAGAATATTGCAGCGTCTGCAGAAGAGCAGCTGGCTTCGATGCAGCAGATCACCAGCCTGGCAACGACCTTGTCGGATATGTCACAAAAGTTACAAGATCTAACGGTCAAATTTAAATACTAACGGAAATAAGTCTTTCCAAAACATCGCGCTAAACTGTTATTCATATTATAAGGTCAACCAGTTCTTTCTGGTTGACCCTTTTTGCATTGTTCTGAGGAATTACTGAAAAGGCTTGCAAATCATAATTCCCTTCTAGCGATGTGAATTGGACACGGTTTTTGTTGATTTGGTTCAGAATTGGTTCAGAGGCATTTAGTATAGTAATTCAGTAGTGTAAGAAAATCATATTCGTAGGTTAGTCATCATGGAGATCTTAGTAAGCTCATCGTGACACCGGAAATTTATGGAGGAAGTTTATGAGTAAATTCAAGTCTTTTTGTTTAACTTATCTTGCTGTTATCGTCTTATTTGGAACCTGGACATGGAGTTTTTCCGAGAGTACTGTGTATGCAACCTCCTCACCAGCACCTAGTGTAACGGATGCTGTGTATGCTACTGAAACCACGGTAACGAGTTGGACAAATCCTTCTAAACAAGGTCAATCCGTAACGTTTAGCATCAAAACCATCTCAACCCCACAAATTACGAAAGATTTAACCGGCTCGGTTATCCTTATGGACGGTACGGATATATTAGATACGCTGACGATGAGGCCAAATGGCATTGCGAATGGATATGCCACTGCGACCTACACCACAAGCGATTTAAGTGTGGGAAGTCATCCGATTACTGCTATATATAGTGGGGATGCTCGATTTGCCCCCAGTACATCTGAGCCTTACGTTCAGGTCGTAAATGCATCTACACCTACGACTACACCTTCACTGAGACCTACAGTAACTACAGTACTGAGTTCGCCAAATCCGTCTAGTCACGGCCAAGAAGTAAGGTTTAGCGTGAGGACAACTTCGAACCCACAAACTTCGGGCGATTTAACCGGAACAGTCATCCTTATGGACGGCACGAATATATTAGGTACGCTGACGATGGAGCCAGTGGGCATTTCGAATGGTTATGCCAATGCGTACTACACTACAAGCAACTTAAGTGTGGGAAGCCACCCGATTACTGCTATATACAGTGGAGATGTTCGATTCGCGCCGAGTACCTCTGAAGCGTATATACAGGTTGTAAACGGAGATGCAGGCACTGGTGGTACTGGAAGTACGAGCGGAACCGGTGCTACTACTGGTAACGACAGCAGCAGTAGTAATAAAAAAGATAAGAAGGATAACGCGGATAGCAGTGATTCATCTTTTTCCAGTGAAACAACCACATCTTCATCACCATCGGTTTCAACAACGGATGTACCGACTCCGGAAATCATGCCCGTAGAGCAATCCGAGGTTGCGCATGAAAAATATATAACGGGTTATCAGGATGGTACATTCCGACCGGACCAGTCCATTACACGAGCTGAAACCGCCGCGATGATGGCTAGAATTATGAAGCTGGAGACAAAAGAAGGCTCAACGACATACAAAGATGTACCTAACATGTATTGGGCAAAGGATTCGATTATAGCGCTTACGACACAGCACCTCATGAATGGATATGCAGATGGAACATTTCGGCCAGAGCAACCCATTACCCGTGCAGAAATGGCAGCAATACTCGCATCCTGGAAGCAGCTTAAAGGTACACAAACCGCAGCGTCTCCCTATACCGATATCGAAAAGCATTGGGCAAGAGATTCCATTGTAGCGCTAGCTAATGCAGGATGGATTACCGGTTATAACGACAACAGCTTCCAACCCAATAAATATATAACACGAGTAGAGACTGTTACCATTTTGAACACTATCTTAAAGCGAGGACCCCTGGAAGGAACAATTCAGGCTACTTGGAAGGATGTACCAGTAGATTACTGGGCATTCAAAAATATTGAAGAAGCGTCTCGTACCCATACTTCAACCATCAATTCAGAGGGTACAGAAACTTTCGTAAAATAAGCACCAAATAAAAAGCTGGCATCCTTTCTATAACAGGGTTCCAGCTTTTTGTTTACTTGATATCTTTAGAAGGGTCAAAAAAGAAATTTTAAAATACTTTCTTCAAGGATGATGGTTTCACTCCGTATTCCCGGAAAAATTGCTCTGAAAATGCACTCACATTGCTGTACCCTACAGCCATCGCAGCTTCTGTTACATTGCTCTCCTGGCTTCGAAGCAGCTTCATCGCATAATCGAGACGAATTTGGCGCAAATATTCAAATACAGTCGTTCCAAAACATGCTTTGAATCCTTTTTTTAATTTAAAATCGTTTAATCCTACTTTTTTGGATAATGCGATCAGTGAAGGAGGATCAATCATGCTGGATTCAAGGATTTGCCGAGCCATAAGCAACTTTCTGACATCTTCTTTAGATAAGCCTTCGGGCATGGGGGTTAAATCAAATAATTGAATCATAAGTCGATTTAAAATCTCTAGTGCTGCTGCTTCCATTAATAAAGGCGATCTATGCACACTTTTCAAGTCTTTGATCAAATGTTCAATCATCACTATACTTCTGTGATCCAGTTCAAAACCAAAGTGATGGAATGCAGCCCCCTTCAGAATTTGATTAAATTCAATAGCTACCTGTCGACGAGCCGCCAACTGTGAAGCCGCATAATTAAACAACGAAACAGGAATGCCAAGTGCAAATGATTGGTATTGTTCGTTAACCGGAGGATGGAAGCGTGCTTTGAAATCCTGTAAAAAAATAAGAGCCCCCCGCCCCGACGGGAGTGTATAGTCCAGACCAGCTATATTCACATGACGTTGCCCCGAAAGTGCAAATTGAAGTTCAATCATTTGTCCTCTGGAAGCAAAGTTCGTCGGGTAAGGCCCGTGATATTGAATGTGCGAATACACAATCTCGATTCCGCTGTAAGTTGTAACTCGGTAAATATGTCCGTTACCCGCTTCTGGTAACATCATATAGGTATGCTCGTTTTGTTTTCTAAA contains these protein-coding regions:
- a CDS encoding methyl-accepting chemotaxis protein translates to MKTKIGSIMKVRSLRTKLTIMCLIILIVPTFVIGISSYVVSKNEMNESGKVALKNSVQMVIGMISFLNGQVEAGNLTLEEAQEKLRIELLGVKDANNKRPVKIKYTVGKTGYPWAVNQDAVSVMNPSNEGQDLINAVSKDGVHVGKEFVEAGTNGGGFVTYKWALPGTDQVETKISYVERDPYWGWIIGSGAYFNEFNSGATKVLYIVLIITTIAVILGAIIVSFVSGRFTKPIIMIAKRLNAVADGDLTVEEVKMNSKDEVGELAQDFNHMIKNIRYLIGEVNLSTKQVAASSKELTLGAEHTGQATEHITIAIQESAAGAKEQQLMLQKTTSSLEEISIGMQRITDSSLTIAESSADAMEMASLGGTAVQHTVKQMDLINHSVNETDAVMRMLDERTQQIDTMLHAITDIAQQTNLLALNASIEAARAGEEGRGFSVVASEVRKLAEQSNQSSGQISELIQNMRKDMEHSLKTMERVKQDVDSGIKIANETEQQFKKIVASTNHIAQQTEELASITEQITASVQEISASGENVSSLALQAADNSQNIAASAEEQLASMQQITSLATTLSDMSQKLQDLTVKFKY
- a CDS encoding S-layer homology domain-containing protein, translated to MSKFKSFCLTYLAVIVLFGTWTWSFSESTVYATSSPAPSVTDAVYATETTVTSWTNPSKQGQSVTFSIKTISTPQITKDLTGSVILMDGTDILDTLTMRPNGIANGYATATYTTSDLSVGSHPITAIYSGDARFAPSTSEPYVQVVNASTPTTTPSLRPTVTTVLSSPNPSSHGQEVRFSVRTTSNPQTSGDLTGTVILMDGTNILGTLTMEPVGISNGYANAYYTTSNLSVGSHPITAIYSGDVRFAPSTSEAYIQVVNGDAGTGGTGSTSGTGATTGNDSSSSNKKDKKDNADSSDSSFSSETTTSSSPSVSTTDVPTPEIMPVEQSEVAHEKYITGYQDGTFRPDQSITRAETAAMMARIMKLETKEGSTTYKDVPNMYWAKDSIIALTTQHLMNGYADGTFRPEQPITRAEMAAILASWKQLKGTQTAASPYTDIEKHWARDSIVALANAGWITGYNDNSFQPNKYITRVETVTILNTILKRGPLEGTIQATWKDVPVDYWAFKNIEEASRTHTSTINSEGTETFVK
- a CDS encoding helix-turn-helix domain-containing protein, with protein sequence MNSNSLSLIYQHYLEKTPFRKQNEHTYMMLPEAGNGHIYRVTTYSGIEIVYSHIQYHGPYPTNFASRGQMIELQFALSGQRHVNIAGLDYTLPSGRGALIFLQDFKARFHPPVNEQYQSFALGIPVSLFNYAASQLAARRQVAIEFNQILKGAAFHHFGFELDHRSIVMIEHLIKDLKSVHRSPLLMEAAALEILNRLMIQLFDLTPMPEGLSKEDVRKLLMARQILESSMIDPPSLIALSKKVGLNDFKLKKGFKACFGTTVFEYLRQIRLDYAMKLLRSQESNVTEAAMAVGYSNVSAFSEQFFREYGVKPSSLKKVF